Proteins encoded together in one Vitis vinifera cultivar Pinot Noir 40024 chromosome 4, ASM3070453v1 window:
- the LOC100247089 gene encoding ribosomal RNA small subunit methyltransferase, mitochondrial produces the protein MHGPSHFRRNLTGFLLRRHLLHTKPGRRYVPRNDDVQKKDNGEKHMFLYKSWGQHILTNPRVLDTIVRKSNIKPTDTVLEIGPGTGNLTLRLLQAAQRVVAVELDARMVEILRKRVAEHGLEDQLTVICKDALKTDFPQFDLVVANIPYGISSPLVAKLVFGANPFRSATLLLQKEFARRLLANPGDSEFNRLAVNVKLVAEVEFVMDVSKRDFLPCPKVDSSVVTIRPKAEVPDVDLNEWCAFTRTCFSKKNKTLGATFKHKRRVMELWRLSNLRGSETGNAVSGCNYDCSYDEDKEEEEGNESDEGNGDPSPGSEMEMSLFKEKINGVLKLGGFDDKRPAKLSGKELLQLLSLFNQAGIHFHDQAKPRNADNIAVAASYST, from the exons ATGCACGGCCCAAGTCATTTCCGGCGCAACCTCACGGGATTCCTTCTCCGGCGGCACCTTCTCCACACAAAACCCGGTCGCCGGTACGTTCCCAGAAACGACGACGTCCAGAAGAAAGACAATGGAGAAAAGCACATGTTTCTATACAAGAGTTGGGGTCAACACATCCTAACCAACCCAAGGGTTCTCGACACCATCGTtcgaaaatcaaatataaagcCCACAGATACCGTCCTTGAGATCGGACCCGGCACTGGAAATCTCACTCTAAGGCTTCTTCAAGCAGCACAAAGGGTCGTTGCAGTTGAGTTGGACGCTAGAATGGTGGAAATTCTCCGTAAACGTGTTGCTGAACATGGTCTTGAAGATCAGCTCACT GTTATATGTAAAGATGCATTGAAGACGGATTTTCCTCAGTTTGATCTTGTTGTGGCCAACATCCCGTATGGAATATCTTCGCCTCTGGTGGCTAAATTGGTATTCGGGGCGAACCCATTTCGAAGCGCCACGCTTCTCCTTCAAAAAGAGTTCGCACGGCGGCTGTTGGCTAACCCCGGCGACTCAGAGTTCAACCGTCTGGCTGTGAATGTGAAGTTGGTGGCTGAAGTTGAATTTGTTATGGATGTAAGCAAGAGGGACTTTCTTCCATGTCCAAAAGTTGACTCTTCCGTGGTTACAATACGTCCGAAAGCCGAAGTTCCGGATGTGGATTTGAATGAATGGTGTGCTTTCACGAGAACGTGTTTTAGTAAGAAGAATAAGACATTGGGTGCAACGTTTAAGCATAAGAGAAGGGTGATGGAGCTTTGGAGATTGTCCAATTTGAGGGGTTCAGAGACAGGAAATGCAGTCAGTGGGTGCAATTATGATTGTAGTTATGATGAAGataaagaagaggaagaaggcaATGAGAGTGATGAAGGGAATGGTGATCCATCTCCCGGGTCAGAAATGGAGATGAGTCTGTTCAAAGAGAAGATAAATGGGGTTCTGAAATTAGGTGGGTTTGATGATAAGAGGCCTGCAAAACTGTCTGGGAAGGAGCTGCTGCAACTGCTTTCCTTATTCAATCAAGCTGGAATCCATTTTCATGATCAAGCAAAGCCAAGGAATGCAGACAATATAGCTGTTGCGGCTTCTTACAGCACATAG